In a genomic window of Procambarus clarkii isolate CNS0578487 chromosome 10, FALCON_Pclarkii_2.0, whole genome shotgun sequence:
- the LOC138363353 gene encoding uncharacterized protein produces the protein MVNLTPHSWRVSQSLSVPAWVDLSPRDLELNLGTCETAITGLVSIPPDTTYYPPDTTYYPPDTSYYPHDTSHYPPDTSYYPPDTSHYPPDTSYYPPDTSHYPPDTSYYPHDTSHYPPDTSYYPPDTSYYPPDTSHYPPDTSYYPSDTSYYPPDTSHYPPDTSYYPSDTSYYPPDTSHYPPDTSYYPSDTSYYPPDTSHYPPDTSYYPSDTSYYPPDTSYYPSDTSYYQPDTSYYPPDTSYYPHDTSYYPPDTSYYPSDTSYYPPDTSYYPPDTSHYPPDTSYYPHDTSHYPPDTSYYGH, from the coding sequence ATGGTTAACCTCACTCCTCATTCTTGGCGGGTCAGCCAATCGCTGTCTGTCCCCGCTTGGGTTGATTTAAGTCCAAGGGACTTGGAGTTGAACCTCGGGACTTGTGAAACTGCCATTACGGGCCTTGTATCCATACCGCCTGATACTACATACTACCCGCCTGATACCACATACTATCCGCCTGATACCTCATACTACCCGCATGATACCTCACACTACCCGCCTGATACCTCATACTATCCGCCTGATACCTCACACTATCCGCCTGATACCTCATACTATCCGCCTGATACCTCACACTATCCGCCTGATACCTCATACTACCCGCATGATACCTCACACTACCCGCCTGATACCTCATACTACCCGCCTGATACCTCATACTACCCGCCTGATACCTCACACTACCCGCCTGATACCTCATACTACCCGTCTGATACCTCGTACTACCCGCCTGATACCTCACACTACCCGCCTGATACCTCATACTACCCGTCTGATACCTCGTACTACCCGCCTGATACCTCACACTACCCGCCTGATACCTCATACTACCCGTCTGATACCTCTTACTACCCGCCTGATACCTCACACTACCCGCCTGATACCTCATACTACCCGTCTGATACCTCGTACTACCCGCCTGATACCTCATACTACCCGTCTGATACCTCATACTACCAGCCTGATACCTCATACTACCCGCCTGATACCTCATACTACCCGCATGATACCTCATACTACCCGCCTGATACCTCATACTACCCGTCTGATACCTCGTACTACCCGCCTGATACCTCATACTATCCGCCTGATACCTCACACTATCCGCCTGATACCTCATACTACCCGCATGATACCTCACACTACCCGCCTGATACCTCGTACTATGGTCACTAG